The proteins below are encoded in one region of Bacteroidia bacterium:
- the murB gene encoding UDP-N-acetylmuramate dehydrogenase, which yields MIIRENCSLKAYNTFGMDVKARFIAEVDQVEEFIQLLSNPPFSQLPRLILGGGSNVLLTKDVEGVVIVNCIKGMRVVREDDNHVWVRAGAGENWHEVVTWAVDHGWGGIENLSLIPGSAGAGPMQNIGAYGSEIKDAFEELEALEISNLHLRKFNANECRFGYRESFFKHEGKDRFIIVSITLRLNKQPVLNTSYGAIREELVKMGVHSPTVRDVSTAVGNIRRSKLPDPRVTGNAGSFFKNPVVSAKHAGRLKENFKNMPSYPQPDGTVKLAAGWLIEQAGWKGFRRADAGVHPQQALVLVNYGSALGKDILALSEEIRSDIKNKFNVELEREVNLC from the coding sequence ATGATCATCCGGGAAAATTGCAGTTTAAAGGCCTATAATACATTCGGGATGGATGTAAAGGCCCGCTTCATCGCAGAAGTGGATCAGGTGGAGGAATTCATCCAGCTTTTATCTAACCCTCCATTCAGCCAGCTCCCCCGTCTGATACTTGGCGGAGGGTCGAACGTACTTCTTACCAAAGATGTTGAGGGAGTGGTTATCGTAAATTGCATTAAGGGAATGAGAGTAGTCCGGGAAGACGATAACCATGTATGGGTTCGTGCAGGGGCAGGGGAAAACTGGCATGAAGTAGTCACCTGGGCTGTTGACCATGGTTGGGGCGGAATTGAAAACCTGTCGCTGATTCCCGGTTCTGCGGGAGCCGGCCCCATGCAAAATATCGGCGCATACGGTTCAGAGATCAAAGATGCGTTCGAGGAACTGGAAGCCCTGGAGATATCCAATTTGCACCTCCGGAAATTTAATGCCAATGAATGCCGGTTTGGATACCGTGAGAGTTTTTTCAAGCATGAAGGAAAGGATCGCTTCATTATTGTCTCTATAACACTTCGGCTTAACAAACAACCCGTGCTGAACACTTCTTACGGAGCCATCAGGGAAGAGCTGGTCAAAATGGGCGTTCACAGCCCGACCGTTCGCGACGTGAGTACTGCGGTCGGAAATATCCGCAGGAGCAAACTTCCTGACCCCCGCGTAACGGGCAATGCAGGCAGTTTCTTTAAAAATCCTGTTGTAAGTGCCAAGCATGCCGGAAGACTGAAAGAAAACTTCAAGAATATGCCTTCTTACCCGCAACCGGACGGCACGGTGAAACTGGCCGCCGGATGGCTGATCGAACAAGCCGGGTGGAAAGGTTTCCGCCGTGCGGATGCCGGAGTTCATCCCCAGCAGGCACTCGTGTTGGTGAATTACGGAAGCGCCTTGGGGAAGGACATCCTCGCACTTTCGGAAGAGATACGCAGCGATATTAAAAACAAATTCAATGTAGAACTGGAACGGGAAGTCAACCTCTGCTGA